Proteins encoded by one window of Cloeon dipterum chromosome 2, ieCloDipt1.1, whole genome shotgun sequence:
- the LOC135936042 gene encoding protein yellow-like, which yields MSPLFAAIFLLGLSVANAINFKTVYQWDKLDYVWPSEASSSIERIKQNFKPEDVALEFMAVFRERLFLSLRIKSGIPVTLVSLPITSTAPPKLAPFPSWDLHKLDKCDTIQRAYGMEVDTEGRLWLLDNGSGNCNSKLWIFDLLNNDTIERVHKFPDIIVSYSTGAWMHDIALDKTSDDYLAYITDSFSEHLIVYSRKMDKSWSVKTPERKWQYLALSPSRESLYLIESIGSKDLYSVSVSELKNGGGRAAVKFIGEFARGPFRMLIDNANILYAAFYGQNYISKWNISEPFREQRFYEIEYQGADRPFAFALDTNGTLWMTVRSGFYSEKKHKLIKAAVGTRSQ from the exons ATGTCTCCGCTCTTCGCCGCCATCTTTTTGTTAGGCTTGAGCGTGGCCAACGCCATCAACTTCAAAACTGTCTACCAGTGGGATAAACTTGATTACGTCTGGCCATCAGAAGCAAGCAGTTCAATTGAACGGattaagcaaaattttaaacccgAGGATGTTGCTCTTGAATTCATGGCCGTTTTTCGAGAAAGACTTTTTCTAAGCCTTCGTATAAAATCTGGAATTCCCGTCACCCTGGTGTCGCTGCCAATCACATCGACTGCTCCTCCGAAGCTTGCTCCTTTCCCTTCCTGGGACTTACAC AAATTAGACAAGTGCGACACAATTCAGAGGGCCTACGGAATGGAAGTGGACACTGAGGGTCGGTTGTGGCTGCTTGACAACGGTAGCGGCAATTGTAACAGCAAACTTTGGATATTCGACCTGCTGAACAACGACACCATAGAGCGCGTTCACAAGTTCCCGGATATAATTGTCTCTTATTCAACGGGAGCGTGGATGCATGATATAGCGCTCGACAAGACGTCAGACGATTACCTAGCGTACATCACGGACTCATTTTCCGAGCACCTCATAGTTTACAGccgaaaaatggacaaatcctGGTCAGTTAAAACCCCAGAGAGAAAATGGCAATACTTGGCCCTGTCTCCTAGCAGAGAGTCGTTGTACCTGATTGAATCAATAGGTTCCAAAGACCTGTACTCGGTGTCTGTTTCTGAGCTGAAGAATGGAGGCGGACGCGCTGCTGTCAAATTTATCGGCGAATTTGCTAGAGGACCTTTCAGAATGTTAATCGACAATGCCAATATCTTGTATGCAGCTTTTTACGGCCAGAATTACATCTCGaaatggaatatttcggaGCCCTTTCGTGAGCAGCGATTTTATGAG ATCGAATATCAGGGTGCTGATCGGCCATTTGCTTTTGCTCTGGACACGAATGGAACTTTATGGATGACGGTGAGAAGTGGATTCTATTCGGAGAAAAAGCACAAACTGATTAAGGCTGCAGTCGGCACAAGATCACAATAA
- the LOC135936774 gene encoding uncharacterized protein LOC135936774: protein MSAFFAAILFHGLCLANAVNFTTVYEWDQFYVTQDSSGKHICTTSVLFHYMAFFGERLFLSQDIYGGISATLLWLPTSGTSTKGLNRCDSPKSHQDRHQTSTDPPMPDAFPSWDLHKEDNCDSIQWARGLETDPDGRLWVLDQGSINCSSKIWIFDLLNNDKTELIHQFPDTVVSHTYRERWLLDIVLDKTPDDFLAYITDSYSEHIVVYSRKTDKSWSVRTTGRKWFSLALSPNREARQLYLGRHNSKELYSLSVSELRNEGGNATIKFIGQCSEEPTRMLFNNANVLYATFYQKNFVSMWNISEPFREQRLLELGVLDNKEYLNIALDTNGSLWMTLSTSPGVEGTRFKILKAAVGARSYLFSSSSALPTPQVNERSRGCAGLEENYRKSQSLVTILIWLLVFCAVLSGTVIAWLTLKMKRMQPFIRRNSEDNLLELIPNNDETCN, encoded by the exons ATGTCCGCGTTCTTTGCTGCCATCTTATTTCATGGTCTGTGCCTGGCCAACGCCGTCAACTTCACAACCGTCTACGAGTGGGATCAATTTTATGTCACACAGGACAGTTCTGGAAAACACATTTGTACAACATCTGTTCTATTTCATTACATGGCTTTTTTCGGAGAAAGGCTGTTTCTAAGTCAAGATATCTACGGCGGAATTTCCGCCACACTCTTGTGGCTGCCAACGAGTGGAACGTCAACTAAAG gtttgaaTAGATGTGATTCACCAAAAAGTCATCAGGACAGGCATCAAACGTCGACTGATCCTCCTATGCCTGATGCTTTCCCATCCTGGGATTTACAT AAAGAAGACAACTGCGATTCTATTCAGTGGGCCAGAGGATTGGAAACGGACCCTGATGGTCGGTTGTGGGTGCTTGATCAAGGTAGCATCAATTGTTCGagcaaaatttggatattcGACCTGCTCAACAACGACAAAACCGAGTTGATTCACCAGTTCCCGGACACAGTCGTCTCTCATACTTATAGAGAAAGATGGCTGCTCGATATAGTACTCGACAAAACCCCAGACGATTTCCTTGCGTACATCACTGATTCTTATTCTGAGCACATTGTAGTTTACAGCCGAAAAACGGACAAATCCTGGTCAGTAAGAACAACAGGGAGAAAATGGTTTTCCTTGGCCCTCTCTCCTAACAGGGAAGCGAGACAGTTGTACCTTGGAAGACATAATTCCAAAGAACTGTATTCATTGTCTGTGTCTGAGCTGAGGAATGAAGGTGGAAACgctacaattaaatttatcggCCAATGCTCTGAAGAACCCACCAGAATGTTATTCAACAATGCCAATGTCTTGTATGCCACCTTTTACCAGAAGAATTTCGTCTCCATGTGGAATATTTCGGAGCCATTCCGTGAGCAGCGGTTGCTTGAG TTAGGAGTGCTGGATAATAAggagtatttaaatattgctttgGACACAAACGGCAGTTTGTGGATGACTTTGAGTACTTCACCAGGTGTCGAAGGGACTAGGTTTAAAATACTCAAGGCTGCAGTCGGTGCAAGGTCATATTTATTCAGTTCGTCCTcag CCTTGCCTACGCCTCAAGTGAACGAAAGAAGCAGAGGATGTGCTGGTCTGGAAGAGAATTACCGCAAAAGTCAGTCTTTGGTGacaattttgatttggttGCTGGTGTTTTGCGCGGTCTTGAGCGGCACTGTCATTGCTTGGCTGACCCTGAAGATGAAAAGAATGCAACCCTTTATTAGGCGGAATTCGGAGGACAATCTGCTTGAGCTAATACCTAACAATGACGAaacttgtaattaa